Sequence from the Methanosarcina siciliae T4/M genome:
CCTTAACCTATGAAAATGTATTAAACTCTTACTCGAAACACTTACCGGAAATACTTTACTGAGACTTTCATCATAAAGATTTTCTCTTTACTATTATTACAGCAGAAATTATAATTCCCGCACCTGTGAGAATAGAGCAAAATCCAGGACTGGGTTCTGCATCATTTTCTCCTTCATTTTCACTTTCAACAGAATTCCTGGTCTCCATGTCTTGAATACCGGATTCTTCTTCATCTGCTTTGACTTCAGTTGAATATCCAGTTTTCTGTCCGGTTATGGCAAATGGAGAGAAACCGGGAGTTTTAGCCTCGAAATAGACATATTCGTCATCTTCATCCACTTTTTCAGCCGAAAGTGAATTCCATATATCATCAGCAAAGTGTTGGAAAGTGATTGAATCTATATCAATCTCATTTTCTGTCACCCAAGCTTTGCTTACCTTGAAACCAACGCTCGAATTTTCAATGTTTTCCGGGGTTGCAAAACCTTCGTTTCCTACCCAGATGTTCAGGTACCGGTAAATATTTCCTTCAGGTTCGGTTGGAGTTAGTGTCGATTTTTCTTTCAACTCTTCAACAATAGTGGTGATTTTCCCTGCACTCTTTTTGGCATCAAATTCTATATAAGTAACCGGAGTGGCGTTCTGCGGAAACTCAAATTTAATATGATTTCCGTTTGTAACAAACTGCTGGGAAATTTCCTTTACCCTAACGTTACTGGCGGGTTCGGGAGAACCCCCACCACCGCCAGAAGAACTGCTGGAAGAACTGCCGGAAGAACTGCCGGAATTGGAACTAACCACATCAACATGGACCGGGACCCGTATCCCGGTCATCACTTCAGTTCCGGAAGTAGGATAAACCAAAATTTTACAGTCCACATCAGTTTCGGCAGAAGAAGGCACAGTGAGTATTACTTTTACTTCTTTGTTTTCCCCGGCCTGGAGAGTAAAAGAAGAGGGAGATAGAGAGAACCAGCTCTCATATGTAGAGTCATCGATATTGATTTCATAACTTGCAGATTCACTGCCAGTATTAATCACGTATAACAATTGTTCTTCCTGAGCTCCGGGATTAAGCTCGAAACTCAGCTTTCCAGGGCTGACCCCTACTCCTACCTCTGCTGCAGATACAGCCTGGACCGATATGAGAAATATGGTCATAATTATTGCAATTTTTTTAAGCATATTATATACCTCAAAGTGTTTTTTATCTTAATACACAAAGAACTTTACAATAATTTGTAAATTAAAATAATGAAATCAGGAGGAACTTTGGGATATTTCATAACGTATTCCACACCTGAAATATGGATGAAAAGAACAGGTTTTATACCTCCTCCCCCCAGAAAATCAAACATTCTCCTGCTTGATCCAGCTCGCCTTCGTATCCGGCAGGCACATCAAGCACGAGTTCCACTTCTTCCGTGTTTAGGCTTGAGATCAGCTGTGAATATTGGTTCCAGAAATTGGACCCTAAGAAGAGCGAATCATTGTACAGCTGAGTGTTGCCTTCTTCAGGTTCGGCTGAAATGGTCACATTAGAGTTTCCGGCATTAGTGATATTCAGGTGTACGACGCTTCTCTCGCCAGAAGCCAGAGACCCAAAACCAAGGTCGGACATATTGCACTTGATAGAAACCGATGGCAAAACTTCTTCAGGGTCGGCAAAAGCATAGACCCTTCCGTCAGCTCCAATTGTGAAGAGTATCCCGTCGGAAATTGCAGGTGAAGCGCCCCCAGAGGGATAACTCCAGACTACATCCCCTGTATAAGCATCGAGAGCATATGTGCCAGCGTATCCGAAGTAATCATCTTCGGCGTATTTTCCTACAAAGATCATGCCGTCTGCAACAGCAACTGACGCAGTCCAGCCCCCTATCTTATCTTCCCCACACGTATTCCAGACCATTTCATGGGTTGTTGCGTTGAAACAGTAGGTTTCAATTGTGCTAATTCCGGGGCATCCACCTGATATGTAGACGTTACCGTAAGCAATAGCCGGGGTGGAAGAAACATCGGTGCTTGGAACGGTTTCACTCCAGAGGATTGAACCGTCTTCGGCGTCCAGTGCGTAAAGATTTCCGTCGTAAGTGGTTGCATAGACAACTCCCTCAGAAACTGCAGGAGACCCGCCTGCCTCATAAGGGAGCGTCTGGTTCCAGAGCTCGTCCCCATTCTCCGCATTGACGCAGTAAACGTGACCCGGAGAACTAAAGAGTGGTCCGCTTGTCAGGTAAACCTTTCCTTCGTAATAAGCTGGTGTGCCAATGGCAACACCGGTAACTGTAAAGTTCCAGAGTTCCTCTTCGGTTTCGGCATCCGTACAGTAATAATGGTGAGATTCGCCATCACTATCGAATACTTTCCCATCTGCAACCATTGGCCCACCGTTGAGAGCATCCGCCCGTCCATACCATATCTTTCCGTTGTCATAGCAAAGAGAAGACCAACAGGGTGTAACCGGACCTATTTCATCGGAAGAAATTATATTTCCCGTATATTCATCAATGGTCACTATCCTCAATTCCTCGGGAGTTGTTGACATCGAGTTGACTTGGTCTACTCCGCACTTGACAAAGACTTTCCCCTCAGCAATAACAGGCGAAGAGCTGGGAATTGCCCAGATAGGGTCACTTACCCAGAGCAGTTTTCCAGTATCAGGAGCTTCACCCGAGGAGAAACCGGTGTTTGCAACGTCTTTATGGAACTGGCTCCAGGTATCGGTATTGTTGGAAGCTATGGTTGTTGAGGAAAATAATAAAATGGACAGAAAAAGCAAAATAACCGGAATAAATTTTATTTTTACATTCAGATTCATATTTTAGCCTTCCCGATTCCAATGATTGAAATTTTTCATACAATTAATCGAAATTGTTCGTACAAATTCCATAGCCAGAGAGCAAAAACTTTGGAACAGATTCGGTAAAATTCCCGGAAAGATCATTTTTCCATTATTAAACCTCAATTTAGTTTTCAGCCCTGTAATCGAGTTTTCATACGCTGTAATTTAAAAAGCAGGATTTCGAAAATCAATATTTATTTTAAAACAAACTTGATATATAATTGGATTTGAATAACAAGTGTTATCTTTCAGAATAAACATTTATTCAATTTCTTTTTAGTTGTGAATTTTTTAACTGGTTCTTAAACAAATCAAATATTTTTAACTTAAGTATTTTTAACTGGGGAATTTTTCGGGTCAAAAAGTACATGAAAATTGATACGAAAAAAAGTTAAATCTGACCTTTCAATCGAAGGTCAGAGTTTCTTTCTTCTTACCCCTATATAGATTGCACTGAGACTTACAATTACAAAGAGCACCCCCACGATATCGGCTCCTGAAAAAGACATCCCCGAATAGGGACTTTCTTTCTGGATGGATTCTTTTTGCATCTCATACCCTTCAATATAATTGGAGTCCCCCGTTTTCTGTGTGTCCGGGACAGGCTGGCTTGTGTCCGTGCCGTACCCTACATCCGAAATGTCTGCTTGTGTCTGGTTTCCCGAGCCGGAAACAACTTCGGCTTTCCCAGTACTACTGCCGGAATGGGACTTATTTTCCTCTTCCTCGAGTTCACTGGGCGTTGTAGGATCTTTGTTATCGATTTCACCGGATTTTGTAGCATCTTCCATTGCTTGACTGAAGCCGGGTACGGATACAAGACCTTCCACAAATTCGGTGAGAAGGACGTTTCCGCAGGTATGATGACAGCAGGTTGCCCCGTTTTCTGCAACAGACTCGGCATATGATGTTGCAAGACTCTCAAGAGTCCCGGAGTCACAGTCCCAGTAACCTTTGCGGGCGGCTTCCAGCATCCGTCCCGTAATTGATTGGAATGATCCGGGGCTGTTGTCATCAAACCATTCCTGCATCTCAGGGTCATCGATATAGGTCTCATAGATATTTTCCCAGACATCGTCGCTGATGAGGTCAGTGGTAACCTCCCAGCCCCAGACGTTGTCTACAAACTCGGAAAACATGGAGGCTCCGGAGTAACCTGATCCCATCATGCCTTCTATCCACTTGTCGTTAAAGTAAGTGGACCGCAGGTTCTTACTGAGGAATTCTTGCAGCGTGACCATTTCAGCACCATCCGCATCTCTGGTATCCGAGACATACATCTCGGGATATTCCCCGGTAAGGTAGTAAACCGCAAGGTTCAGGCCTCCGAAATACTGGAAGAAATCATCGTTATCAAAAGCATCGTAGAGATTTGATGTCGAGGAATGGACGCTAGCATCCACATCCGCAAGGTTATGGGCAAAAAGCTCCGAACTTTCGTACCCCCACATCTCGCTTCCGTAAGCATACCCCATGGTGTTCAGGTAAAGTTCCGCGATCGCCTCCTCATCGCCCCAGTTTCCGCTGGCCTCTACCAGGTTGGATACCCCAAGCTCGTAGGTCCCGTCTTTTACGGCATAACACCGCATGGTGGAAAGGGATTTTGCAAGAGCGGCAGCCTCCGTGGCGTTTCCGGTTTCATTTAAGTATGCTTCATATAGTTCGTCATAGAGTGCCTGCGTGCTTTC
This genomic interval carries:
- a CDS encoding PGF-pre-PGF domain-containing protein gives rise to the protein MLKKIAIIMTIFLISVQAVSAAEVGVGVSPGKLSFELNPGAQEEQLLYVINTGSESASYEINIDDSTYESWFSLSPSSFTLQAGENKEVKVILTVPSSAETDVDCKILVYPTSGTEVMTGIRVPVHVDVVSSNSGSSSGSSSSSSSGGGGGSPEPASNVRVKEISQQFVTNGNHIKFEFPQNATPVTYIEFDAKKSAGKITTIVEELKEKSTLTPTEPEGNIYRYLNIWVGNEGFATPENIENSSVGFKVSKAWVTENEIDIDSITFQHFADDIWNSLSAEKVDEDDEYVYFEAKTPGFSPFAITGQKTGYSTEVKADEEESGIQDMETRNSVESENEGENDAEPSPGFCSILTGAGIIISAVIIVKRKSL
- a CDS encoding PQQ-binding-like beta-propeller repeat protein — translated: MNLNVKIKFIPVILLFLSILLFSSTTIASNNTDTWSQFHKDVANTGFSSGEAPDTGKLLWVSDPIWAIPSSSPVIAEGKVFVKCGVDQVNSMSTTPEELRIVTIDEYTGNIISSDEIGPVTPCWSSLCYDNGKIWYGRADALNGGPMVADGKVFDSDGESHHYYCTDAETEEELWNFTVTGVAIGTPAYYEGKVYLTSGPLFSSPGHVYCVNAENGDELWNQTLPYEAGGSPAVSEGVVYATTYDGNLYALDAEDGSILWSETVPSTDVSSTPAIAYGNVYISGGCPGISTIETYCFNATTHEMVWNTCGEDKIGGWTASVAVADGMIFVGKYAEDDYFGYAGTYALDAYTGDVVWSYPSGGASPAISDGILFTIGADGRVYAFADPEEVLPSVSIKCNMSDLGFGSLASGERSVVHLNITNAGNSNVTISAEPEEGNTQLYNDSLFLGSNFWNQYSQLISSLNTEEVELVLDVPAGYEGELDQAGECLIFWGEEV